Genomic window (Pseudomonadota bacterium):
CAGACAGTTATCAATAACTAATGATGGCCTTTTTTGCAAGAGATAAAATAGCTATTCACCTTAATCATTAAACATACAATTTATTTTATAAAATCATATTAAGCACTTAAAAAAAATCAAAGTCATAAATCATCTTTCATTCTCATAAAGGAACAACACTTGCAATCATCTTCCTAATCCTGTTTTAGAATGGATAAAAACAACTGACCTGAGGTTTTTGTCAAAGTAAAAGCAATATGCGGAGAAGAAAGAATGATTATTAACAAGACAGCTATTGTTACTGGAGCGGGCAGCGGCATTGGAAAATCCATCGCCTTACATCTGGCAAAAAATGGAGCCAAAGTGGTTGTTGCCGATCTGAATGACACTACAGCAGAAAACACTGCCATAGAAATTACCAACCAAGGGGGGCAATCTTTTTCATTTGGCTGTGATGTGTCCAGGGAAGACAACGTCAACGAGATGGTGGAAAAAAGCGTTTCAACCTTCGGCTCAGCGGATATCATTGTCAATAACGCCGGTCTCCAATTCATCAGCAAAATAGAAGAGTTCCCTCTGGAAAAATGGAATCAGCTTATCTCCGTGATGTTAACCGGGACATTTCTTTGCACTAAAGCCTGTGTTCCCTACATGAAAGAAAAACAATGGGGACGAATAATCAATATTTCATCAGCCCATGGAAAGGCTCCATCACCTTGGAAATGCGCTTACGTGGCCGCCAAACATGGCATTATCGGTTTCACCAAAGTCATGGCGTGTGAACTTGCCGACTGGAACATAACCGCCAATTCAATCTGTCCAGGATACGTACTTACTCCGTTGGTGAAGAAACAGATAAAAGACCTGGCAGTTCAATACAAAATTAGCGAGGATGAAGTTCCTCAACAGGTGTTACTAAAAAACCAACCCCTGAAAAAGCTGGTGAGCACTGATGAACTCTCATCACTTGCACTGTATCTGGCCAGCGACCAGGCTCAATGCATTACTGGTCAAGCACTGAGCATTGATGGAGGCTGGACATCCTGCTAGCCCATAAATCGCGCAATACAGACCAGCTTGATAAAACAATCAAAAAAATCAGAACCGGGCAAAGAAAGGAGGAGGTGGAAACCCGCGTTATTGAGCTAAAGTATTTTTCATCTTCAACTTATAAATATATCAGGAGGAGATTATGAAGCGCATATCCATTTTTGTCATCTGTTTTTTTGTTGTCATTGCTTTTGTCAGCTTTAGCCCAACCCCGGTTCAAGCTAAGGAAAAACCGGTATTATTAAAAGTTCCTATGGCCTATCCTTCAAAACTTCCCGGATTGGGAACAACAATTATATGGATGGCTGAACGAGCTGCTCTACTCAGTGACAATACGCTTAAAATAAAGATCTATGAACCCGGAAAACTGATCCCTCCATTTGAAATGCTCGATGCAGTTAATGCCGGCAAAGTCAGCGCCTGTTACGGCGTTTCCGGTTACTGGCAAGGAAAATTTCCCGCCGCTTCATTCTTTACCGCTGTACCTTTCGGGCCTGAAGCCACAGAGTATCTGGCCTGGATTTACTATGGTAACGGCATGAAATTGTGGCAGGAAATGTATGATGAAGGCGGGATGAATGTTAAAGCTCTGCTCTGTGGCGTTCTGCCTCCGGAAACGTCTGGGTGGTATACAAAAGAGATCAAGACTCTTGAAGATTTCAAAGGCCTGCCGATCCGCTTTTTCGGCCTCGGAGGTAAAGCACTGCAAAAACTAGGGGCTTCAGTAACCACGATTCCCGGTGGCGAGATTTTTGCCGCCCTCGAAAAAAGAGCTATTGAAGCCAGTGAATTTTCAATGCCTGCCATTGATACTAAACTCGGTTTCTACAAAATTGCAAAATACAACTATTTCCCTGGCTGGCATCAGCAGGCAACACTTTTTGAGCTCCTGATCAACAAGGATGTCTGGAACGCAATGAGTGAGAGACAGAGAAGTCTGATTGAAGTCCTCTGTAAAGCCAGCACTCTGAATACCATGGCCTGGACTGAATCAATTCAGTACAAAGTCATGCTGGAGAACGAAAAAAAACACGGCGTTAAGAACATGTACTGGTCTGATGACATGCTGGCGGCCTTTAAACAAGCCTGGGAAGAAGTAGCGGT
Coding sequences:
- a CDS encoding 3-hydroxybutyrate dehydrogenase; its protein translation is MNKTAIVTGAGSGIGKSIALHLAKNGAKVVVADLNDTTAENTAIEITNQGGQSFSFGCDVSREDNVNEMVEKSVSTFGSADIIVNNAGLQFISKIEEFPLEKWNQLISVMLTGTFLCTKACVPYMKEKQWGRIINISSAHGKAPSPWKCAYVAAKHGIIGFTKVMACELADWNITANSICPGYVLTPLVKKQIKDLAVQYKISEDEVPQQVLLKNQPLKKLVSTDELSSLALYLASDQAQCITGQALSIDGGWTSC
- a CDS encoding TRAP transporter substrate-binding protein; this translates as MKRISIFVICFFVVIAFVSFSPTPVQAKEKPVLLKVPMAYPSKLPGLGTTIIWMAERAALLSDNTLKIKIYEPGKLIPPFEMLDAVNAGKVSACYGVSGYWQGKFPAASFFTAVPFGPEATEYLAWIYYGNGMKLWQEMYDEGGMNVKALLCGVLPPETSGWYTKEIKTLEDFKGLPIRFFGLGGKALQKLGASVTTIPGGEIFAALEKRAIEASEFSMPAIDTKLGFYKIAKYNYFPGWHQQATLFELLINKDVWNAMSERQRSLIEVLCKASTLNTMAWTESIQYKVMLENEKKHGVKNMYWSDDMLAAFKQAWEEVAVEMSGKDAFFKKVWEDLQGFRSEYKVWKDYGFLPRPKPANK